The window GGCCTCCATGATCGGTCTGGGAGGACTGGGCGAATTTATTTATATCGGCATTGCCACCAATAATAATGCCTTGATCGTAGCGGGAGCAATTCCGGCGGGTATTATGGCAATTTCGCTGAGCCTTATTATTGATTTCGTGAAACGCCGTATTACTCATAGACAGGGAAGGGAAGTGAGCTTAAAATGACGGCTAAGATTGTATTGGAGCACCTGTATCTGGTATTTCTCTCGGTTTTATTTTCAACGGCAGTTGGTTTGCCTCTGGGGATCATTGCTTATCTTTATACGCCTGTCCGCAAGACGGTATTGTGGGCAAGTGAGCTGCTGCAGACAGTGCCGGCACTGGCTATGCTGGGCCTGGTCATGCTGCTGTTCGGTGCAGGGAAGACGACCGTTATTATTGGTCTTGTACTGTATTCCCTTCTGCCCATTGTACACAACACCTTTTTAGGTCTTGAAAGTATCGGCCATGGAATAAAGGAAGCAGCACGGGGCATGGGCCTTTCCAAATGGGACCGTTTG of the Lacrimispora indolis DSM 755 genome contains:
- a CDS encoding ABC transporter permease, which translates into the protein MTAKIVLEHLYLVFLSVLFSTAVGLPLGIIAYLYTPVRKTVLWASELLQTVPALAMLGLVMLLFGAGKTTVIIGLVLYSLLPIVHNTFLGLESIGHGIKEAARGMGLSKWDRLFSIELPLAFPMVFTGIRIATVTSVGVAVFATSVGGGGLGSVINQGIRTQNMRLILFGTGTLMALAVLFDGGMALVERRLLNRRSV